The sequence TTTTGTGGTATATTTTGAGAATGAAAAattcctctctgtgtgtgtgcgtgtgtgtgtgtgtgtgtgtgtgtgtgtgtgtgtgtgtgtgtgtgtgtgtgtgtgtgtgtgtgtgttttcagacagattgcagcaagacctcaacctatattcatgtaattctcccccacaacctagattgcaagtagcgaaagttaacaatagagtaaagcaacagttaatgtccgcatgacaggtggagtgaggtgtgggtgcagtaaggtgacagggtactggtgccgTGCATAGTACcgcggtaaaacgaggatcaagcctccacctgtgcccctgaaactacacctcacccatcgtgagtactagggaggattctggggctgccctgtgtaggccactcgtcctcttccagtctccctgtgtttctatgttcttatgttcttatgtaatgaagccattttcccccacagcttaggttaccagtagtgtaagttaagggtagtaatttcctcttatttctctctttactgtaaaatttccatgtccctttcttccttaaaggtacatggtgttcattccttaaaggtacatggtgttcattccttaaaggtacatggtgttcattccttaaaggtacatggtgttctcttctaactatttcctgccggcacgttggcggagggagaggtgggcggggaggagccttcatctattctgtcctgtcctgccacacgtagattacttgtagtagcggtagtaaacagacaccctcgccatagaccgataggtcttctgctgtctgttcttcctatgtattcctatgtgtgtgtgtgtgtgtgtgtgtgtgtgtgtgtgtgtgtgtttggttttggtatacacagctactactactactaccactactactattactactaccactactactactacttctactactactactactactactactaccactattactgctactaccacaactactactactactactactactactactattactactactactacaactaaaaaaataaatttgttaaTACattttacttgtgtgtgtgtgtgtgtgtgtgtgtgtgtgtgtgtgtgtgtgtgtgtgtgtgtgtgtgtgtgtgtgtgtgtgtgtgtgtgtgtgtgtgtgtgtgtgtgtgtgtgtgtgtgtgtgtttctgtgtgtgtgtgtgtgtgtgtgtgtgtgtgtgtgtgtgtgtgtgtgtgtgtgtgtgtgtctgtgcgtgccTGAGTGTGCAAGCtcccatgtgcgtgtgtgtgcgtttgtgtgtgtgtgtgtgtgtgtggaccaggGTTCGCccgcttggaggaggaggaggaggaggaggagaagagttagtagggagggaagaagaccGGCCcatgtcaggaggaagaggaggaggaggaggaggaggaaagggtcaaaggaagagtaggtggaggaggatgaaaaagaagaagaagaagaggaagaaggaggaggtcatgaggaggaggaagaggaggaggaggaggaggaggaggaggagaaaacccagagagagagagagagagagagagagagagagagagagagagagagactggcttccttccttccttcctctttctccttatctctctctctctctctctctctctctctctctctctctctctctctctctctcttttcttcctttctttaatctttcattcatctttatatcccctctctctctctctctctctctctctctctctctctctctctctctctctctctctctctctctctctctctctctctctctctctctctctctctctctctctttaattttctttccttcctttctttaatctttcattcatctttatatccctctctctctctctctctctctctctctctctctctctctctctctctctctctctctctgacgggaaacttagaaaaaaaaatatattaaagttgACTGGAACATAACTTAGGAATTTtagcataaggaaggaaggaagaggaggaggaggaggaggaggaggaagggaaagagagagagagagagaaggaagaagagaagaagaaagagaaagaaggaagaaagaaagagaagagaaaatgagagagagagagagagagagagagagagagagagagagagagagagagaactatttcTACCAAACGcgtcacccttcccctccctcctcccgccctcatattctctctctctctctctctctctctctctctctctctctctctctctctctctctctctctctctctctaaatttatACTCAGACTTGgcctttcatatctctctctctctctctctctctctctctctctctctctctcctcctcctcttcttcttcttcttcctcttcttcttcttcttcttcttcttcttcttttcatttcatttctatttttcttcttttcctttttttatatttttttcttccgcagtttccagcttcctcctcctcctcctcctcctcctcctcctcctcttcctcctcgtttttcctctttttttcattcccttcttttatcattctttttcctcctcctcctcctcttcctccttctcttcttcctcctcctcctcctcctcctcttcctcctcctcctcctcctcttcttcctcctcgttctccttgtcttcctccttcctttccctatcttgaACCTTCCTGGAAtctaccatcttcctcctcctcctcctcctcctcctcctccagcattttttcctccttccggcCGAACATTTTATAAGTAACATTTTAAAAaggaatttattaaagaatttattcacatttttttgtACGTTTTGATAAATGTtcgaatttggaggaggaggaggaggaggaagaggagaagaggaagaagaagaagaagaagaagaagaagaagaagaagaagaagcagagaaagaggacgatgaggaggaagaggagaagaggaggagcaggaggaggaagaagaagagaaagaggaggaagaggagaaaagaaagtaaggaaaaaagggaagatataggaggaggaggaggaggaagaagaaggaagaggtggaggaagaaaataagaagagaaaaagaagaaagaaattagtgaagaagaaaagttctgagagagagagagagagagagagagagagagagagagagagtttagaaatttaatgtttgtttgtttgttaagttcgttctctctctctctctctctctctctctctctctctctctctctctctctctctctctcacacacacacacacacacacacacacacacacacacacacacaaagagagagagagagagagagaaaatttgaaTAAACTTTTCCAAACTTTTCACATATTAAAGAAaatttgatatttttcttttttttctttctttgtttcctctctctctctctctctctctctctctctctctctctctctctctctctctctccatatattatcattcctcctgctcctcctcctcctcctcctttccctcattctctttctttcctccaaaaaattcttcccctcctcctcctcctcctcctcctcctcctcctccgactttcTCTACgaagacgtttttttttctcctccacgatctttcttttttcctccaatttttcattctctctctctctctctctctctctctctctctctctctctctctctctctctctctcgttcaattctttagttttcttcatttttcttcctttcttcttccctttcttcttttcctccttcttcccattctttccttcctcctctttctctttcctcttaaaacacctctcttcctcctcctcttcctcctcctcctcctcctcctcctcttctccttcataacgagatcccctcctctctctctctctctctctctctctctctctctctctctctctctctctctccttattgcctcctgtgagagagagagagagaggaaggagattgtAATCGAATTTTCTGAaagactgtgagagagagagagagagagagagagagagagagagagagagagagagagagagagagagagagagagagagagagagagagagagagagagagagagagagagagagagagagagagagagagagagagagagagagagagagagagagagagagtgtgtgtgtgtgtgtgtgtgtgtgtgtgtgtgtgtgtgtgtgtgtgtgtgtgtgtgtgtgtgtgtgtgtgtgtgtgtgtgtgtgtgtgtgtgtgtgtgtgtgtgtgtgtgtgtgtgtgtgtgtgtgtgtgtgtgtgtgtgtgtgtgtgtgtgtgtgtgtgtgtctgtgtgtgtgtgtgtgtgtgtgtgtgtgtgtgtgtgtgtgtgtgttaagcctcCTAACACGGAGAGAAAGGCTAGATTAGAACTGtcaaagcgcacacacacacacacacacacacacacacacacacacacacacacacacacacacacacacacacacacacatacacacatacatacatacacacacacacatacatacatacatacatacatgaattggCCGactgactttgtgtgtgtgtgtgtgtgtgtgtgtgtgtgtgtgtgtgtgtaccttctgaataaaacacacacacacacacacacacacacacacacacacacacacacacagactctctctctctctctctctctctctctctctctctctctctctctctctctctctctctctctctctctctctctctctctctctctctctctctctctaaaaaaaagtcAACTCTGATTTAATTAAATAGACgtcgtatggtggtggtggtggtggtggtggtggtggtggtggtggtggtggtggtggtggtgatggtggtggtggtggtggtggtggtggtggtggtggtggtggtggtgaggtggtggtggtggtgatggtggtgatggtggtggtggtggtggtggtgggggtggtggtggtgatggggattgtggtggtggtggtggtggtggtggtggtggtggtgatggtggtgatggtggtggtggtggtggtggtggtggtgatggtggtggtggtggtggtggtggtggtggtggtggtggtggtggtggtggtggtggtggtggtggtggtggtggtggtggtggtggtggtggttgtggtggtggtggtggtggtggtggtggtggtggtggtggtggtggtggtggtgatggtggtggtggtggtggtgatggtggtagtggtggtggtagtggtggtggtggtggtagtggtggtggtggtagtggtggtggtggtgtggtgttggtggtgttgggggtggtggtggtggtggtggtgggggtggtggtggtggtggtggtgttggtggtgttggtgttggtggtggtggtggtggtggtggtggtggtggtagtggtgatcatggtagtggtggtggtggtggtggtggtggtggtcatggtggtggtagtggtgatcgtggtagtggtggtggtggtggtgatggtggtggtgatggtggtggtgatggtggtggtggtggtggttgtggtggtggttgtggtggtgtggtggtggtgttgatggtggtggtggtggtagtggtggtggtggtggtggtgatggtggtggtggtggtggtggtgtggcggtggtagcggtggtggtggtggtggtgattgtaatggtggtggtgatggtggtggtagcggtggtggtgggggtggtggtggttgtgtggcggtggtggtggcggtggaggtggtgatggtggtggtggtgatggtggtggtggtggtggtggtgatggtggtggtggtggtggtggtggtggtggtggtggtggtggtggtggtgatggtggtggtggtggtggtggtggtggtggtggtggtggtggtggtggtggtggtggtggtggtggtggtggtggtggtggtggtggtggtggtggtggtgggggtggtggtggtgtggtggtggtgtggtggtggtggtggtggtggtggtggtggtggtggtggtggtggtggtggtggtggtggtggtggtggtggtggtggtggtggtggtggtggtggtggtggtgttggtggtggtggtggtggtggtggtggtggtggtggtggtggtggtggtggtggtggtggtggtggtggtggtggtggtggtggtggtggtggtgatggtggtggtggtggtggtggtggtggtggtggtggtggtggtggtggtggtggtggtggtggtggtggtggtggtggtggtggtggtggtggtggtggtggtggtggtggtggtggtggtggtggtggtggtggttgtggttgtggtggtggtggtggtggtggtggtggtggtggtggtggtggtggtgatggtggtggtggtggtggtggtggtggtggtggtggtggtggtggtggtggtggtggtggtggtggtggtggtggtggtggtggtggtggtggtggtggtggtggtggtggtggtggtggtggtggtggtggtggtggtgggtgtggtggtggtggtggtggtggtggtggtgatggtggtggtggtggtggtggtggtggtggtggtggtggtggtggtggtggtggtggtggtggtggtggtggtggtggtgatggtggtggtggtggtggtggtggtggtggtggtggtgttgttggtggtggtggtggtggtggtggtggtggttgtggtggtggtggtggtggtgggggtggttgtgttggtggtggtggttgtggtggtggtggtggtggtgttggtggtggtggtggtggtggtggtggtggtggtgatggtggtggtgatggtggtggtggtgggcgtggtggtggtggtggtggtggtggtgttaggtggtggtggtggtgttaggtggtggtggtggtggtggtggtggtgatggtggtggtggtggttgtggtggtggtggtgttggtggtggtggtgtggtggtggtggtggtcgtggtgagtggggtggtggtggtggtggtggtggtggtggtggtggtggtggtggtggtggtggtggtggtggtggtggtggtggtggtggtggtggtggtggtggtgatggtggtggtggtggtggtggtggtggtggtggtggtgggggtgctggtggtggtggaggtggtggtgatggtggtggtggtggtggcggtgatggtggtggtggtggtggtggtgctgctggtggtgttggtgggggtgatggtggtggtggtggtggtggtggtggtggtggtggtggtgatgatgatggtggtggtggtggtggtggaggtggtggtggtggtggtggtggtggtggtggtggtggtggtggtggtggtggtggtggtggtggggg comes from Eriocheir sinensis breed Jianghai 21 unplaced genomic scaffold, ASM2467909v1 Scaffold50, whole genome shotgun sequence and encodes:
- the LOC126992744 gene encoding uncharacterized protein LOC126992744 is translated as GGGGGGGGGGGGGGGGGGGGGGGGGGGGGGGGVGGGGGGGGGGGGGGGGGGGGGGGGGGGGGGGDGGGGGGGGGGGGGGGGGGGGGGGGGGGGGGGGGGGGGGGGGGGGGCGCGGGGGGGGGGGGGGGDGGGGGGGGGGGGGGGGGGGGGGGGGGGGGGGGGGGGGGGGGGGGGGGCGGGGGGGGGDGPPQGPSNPAQTHPSLPQPARTPVAASPRQDLSAGFGHWGSAGARLVWVTAGFVFAGFGSMSEASHVSEDCTGLARYQDRPPRTTATLLVRPPPRGDQTHAQSHPRPHAHARSCPAIPMGVIEIFV